The Candidatus Krumholzibacteriia bacterium genome has a window encoding:
- a CDS encoding Arc family DNA-binding protein, whose product MTTMPNLTLKNVPEELLVRLRTQAESNRRSLNSEILVLLDAALAPHKPDVDAMLEAVDALHATHAVEPMTPAEIRRAIRRGRL is encoded by the coding sequence ATGACCACCATGCCGAACCTGACGCTCAAGAACGTGCCCGAGGAACTGCTCGTCCGGCTGCGCACGCAGGCCGAGAGCAATCGCAGGAGTCTGAACTCCGAGATCCTCGTGCTGCTCGACGCGGCGCTCGCACCGCACAAGCCCGACGTGGACGCGATGCTCGAGGCCGTCGACGCGCTCCACGCCACCCATGCGGTCGAGCCGATGACGCCGGCGGAGATCCGTCGCGCGATCCGTCGGGGTCGTCTGTGA
- a CDS encoding M23 family metallopeptidase produces the protein MVRTVLLVVACLAAEDYPLPAGTPVYAMADGRVSYSGRMDGYGWLVVIDHPQFDLYSLYGHLSPSRWTIEPGPVTKGDRIGSIGDADENGGTRERTMDPHLHLGVRAGRRADHPGSGQWRWMAGWTAPCPQDLGWLQPSAIIVAQHVPAGGFVAPHGDFFAKWGIEFLLGVVCALVALGVSIFAIRRNQTLPLFVASVALYAIAWLLQDQTTRVGILIRALSVLLVVIAAVRLARRPAGAKAREE, from the coding sequence GTGGTCCGGACCGTTCTGCTCGTCGTGGCTTGTCTCGCCGCCGAGGACTATCCCCTTCCGGCCGGCACCCCCGTCTACGCCATGGCCGACGGTCGGGTGAGCTACTCCGGCCGCATGGACGGGTACGGTTGGCTCGTGGTCATCGATCACCCGCAGTTCGATCTCTACTCGCTGTACGGTCACCTGAGTCCGAGCCGATGGACGATCGAACCGGGCCCGGTGACGAAGGGAGACCGCATCGGATCGATCGGCGATGCGGACGAGAACGGAGGCACGCGGGAACGAACCATGGACCCCCATCTGCACCTCGGCGTGCGCGCGGGTCGACGCGCCGATCATCCCGGCAGCGGGCAGTGGCGTTGGATGGCCGGATGGACCGCGCCCTGCCCCCAGGACCTGGGATGGCTCCAGCCGTCCGCGATCATCGTCGCACAACACGTTCCGGCCGGCGGCTTCGTCGCACCGCACGGCGACTTCTTCGCGAAGTGGGGGATCGAGTTCCTCCTCGGGGTCGTTTGCGCTCTCGTGGCGTTGGGCGTGTCGATCTTCGCGATCCGGCGCAACCAGACGCTCCCGCTCTTCGTGGCCAGCGTGGCCTTGTACGCGATCGCGTGGCTACTCCAGGACCAGACGACACGCGTCGGGATCCTGATCCGCGCACTGTCCGTTCTGCTCGTGGTGATCGCAGCGGTGCGGCTGGCACGGCGGCCGGCTGGCGCGAAGGCGCGCGAGGAGTAG
- a CDS encoding type II toxin-antitoxin system VapC family toxin: protein MIAVDTNLIVDLFLPTQHTELARTIARRDDQWHAPLLWRSEFASVLWEHHRKTGLPLDAARALHRRACAWMDGTEHLPSFDVVLDLAFEADATPYDCQFVAVARGMGLRLLSHDRRLRRSFPDSVLDPRDFVGS, encoded by the coding sequence GTGATCGCGGTCGACACGAACCTGATCGTCGATCTCTTCCTGCCCACGCAACACACCGAACTCGCTCGGACGATCGCGCGTCGCGACGACCAGTGGCACGCTCCGTTGCTCTGGCGCAGCGAGTTCGCGAGCGTGCTGTGGGAGCACCACCGTAAGACGGGCCTGCCGCTCGACGCGGCGCGCGCGCTCCACCGACGGGCCTGTGCGTGGATGGACGGAACCGAACACCTTCCTTCGTTCGACGTCGTGCTGGACCTCGCCTTCGAGGCGGACGCCACGCCCTACGACTGTCAGTTCGTGGCCGTCGCGCGGGGTATGGGCCTGCGGCTGCTCAGTCACGACCGGCGGCTGCGGCGGTCGTTCCCGGACTCGGTGCTCGATCCGCGGGACTTCGTCGGATCCTGA
- a CDS encoding nuclear transport factor 2 family protein, translating to MITRARARTWLALTTIFVLTVTASAEHHDHEKDIEQAVLNYANALYDMKPELIVESVSPKLQKVGYMPARDGSGLVEDWMTFEQLEELAGHLNENGMFDPATSPRDVTILHYTDMIATVKLDAAWGVDYIHLSRNSGKWMIMNVIWEMPAA from the coding sequence GTGATCACACGTGCCCGAGCCCGCACATGGCTCGCGCTGACCACGATCTTCGTCCTGACCGTCACCGCATCCGCCGAACACCACGATCACGAGAAGGACATCGAGCAGGCTGTCCTGAACTACGCGAACGCGCTCTACGACATGAAGCCCGAACTGATCGTCGAAAGCGTCAGCCCGAAGCTGCAGAAGGTGGGCTACATGCCTGCGCGGGACGGATCCGGCCTGGTCGAGGACTGGATGACCTTCGAACAGCTCGAGGAACTCGCCGGCCACCTCAACGAAAACGGTATGTTCGACCCGGCGACGTCTCCCCGGGACGTGACGATCCTCCACTACACCGACATGATCGCCACGGTGAAGCTGGACGCTGCCTGGGGCGTCGACTACATCCACCTGTCCCGTAACAGCGGCAAGTGGATGATCATGAACGTGATCTGGGAGATGCCGGCGGCGTGA
- a CDS encoding MBL fold metallo-hydrolase — protein sequence MTAPRRPWIVLFFVLASVTSAPGGPNVPDATIEIFHVQNAGVLIRGGGHSVLVDALTDLTSEPGTPPRPFDRLATPQLQALRHGRSSVGCVDLVLVTHRHPDHFTDAVVRDYLDACPDAALFAPDVPESTERQIVASIPVTTLALEHVALGDVPSQTPHVGHVVHLGAWDVFHCGDAAGSRLNVDRIRRVTTSRRALFLVPYWFLEAEVSRTWMETLADSTPVVLLHVDPWRRPRVQRLVDDLVSSIPGLVLPEEHADVPGRRHAWTSTE from the coding sequence GTGACCGCGCCACGACGTCCGTGGATCGTGCTCTTCTTCGTGCTCGCGTCGGTGACGTCGGCCCCCGGCGGACCGAACGTTCCCGATGCCACGATCGAGATCTTCCACGTACAGAACGCGGGAGTCCTGATCCGAGGAGGCGGCCACTCCGTTCTCGTCGATGCCCTCACCGACCTGACGAGCGAACCGGGCACGCCGCCGCGCCCGTTCGACCGTCTCGCGACGCCGCAACTCCAGGCGCTCCGCCACGGCCGATCCTCCGTCGGCTGCGTCGATCTGGTGCTCGTCACGCACCGTCATCCCGATCACTTCACCGATGCCGTCGTGCGCGACTACCTGGACGCGTGCCCCGACGCCGCTCTCTTCGCGCCCGACGTTCCGGAGTCGACGGAACGGCAGATCGTCGCGTCGATCCCCGTCACGACCCTCGCGCTCGAGCACGTCGCGCTCGGAGACGTGCCTTCGCAGACACCGCACGTGGGCCATGTGGTGCATCTCGGTGCCTGGGACGTCTTCCATTGCGGCGACGCGGCCGGTTCGCGACTGAACGTGGACCGGATCCGGCGCGTGACGACGTCGAGGCGTGCGTTGTTCCTCGTACCGTACTGGTTCCTCGAGGCCGAAGTCTCGCGGACCTGGATGGAGACGCTGGCCGACTCGACTCCGGTCGTGCTCCTGCACGTCGACCCATGGCGTCGACCGCGCGTGCAGCGCCTCGTCGACGACCTCGTCTCGTCGATACCGGGACTCGTGCTCCCGGAGGAACACGCCGACGTCCCGGGGCGCCGTCACGCCTGGACTTCGACGGAGTGA
- a CDS encoding SRPBCC family protein, protein PWDTVEIITPPTSLEVGTRVELRTKIGPVWIRIVAEHVAYERNRFFEDVMREGPFARWHHKHLFFEHEDGCRLRDEIDYAPPFGVLGRLVDPISVRPRLAKLFEHRHEVTRREVLAARP, encoded by the coding sequence CCGTGGGACACGGTGGAGATCATCACGCCGCCGACGAGCCTCGAGGTCGGTACCCGCGTCGAGTTGCGCACGAAGATCGGCCCGGTCTGGATCCGCATCGTGGCCGAGCACGTGGCCTACGAACGCAATCGCTTCTTCGAGGACGTCATGCGCGAAGGTCCCTTCGCGCGGTGGCACCACAAGCACCTGTTCTTCGAGCACGAGGACGGCTGCCGGCTGCGCGACGAGATCGACTACGCGCCGCCCTTCGGCGTGCTCGGCCGGTTGGTCGACCCGATCTCGGTGCGCCCCAGATTGGCCAAGCTCTTCGAGCACCGGCACGAGGTCACGCGGCGCGAGGTGCTCGCGGCGCGGCCCTGA